One genomic window of Sphingopyxis sp. OPL5 includes the following:
- the dnaG gene encoding DNA primase — protein sequence MTLTPQWLDELRSRVTLSTLIGRTVKVTRAGREYKACCPFHNEKTPSFTINDEKGFYHCFGCSAHGDAIRWMTDQRGLSFMDAVKELAGEAGMEVPAADPRAAKKAEEAASLRDVVQGAADWFTQQLGSSNGAPAREYLKKRGISDATRQAFGFGLAPDSRSALKDALKKFPTAMLVESGMLISVDDKDPYDRFRGRLMIPIRDARGRVIAFGGRILGDGEPKYLNSPDTPLFDKGRTLYNLDKASPASRQTNRIIVVEGYMDVVALAEAGIADAVAPLGTALTEAQLGLIWRMVPVPVLCFDGDAAGQKAAMRAAMRALPLLRPGFSLAFATLPAGQDPDDIVRARGAEGFGALLDEAQPLVERLWAHEVAAGPLATPEERAALKTRLLAHADGIEDADVRHHYREAFRERLDGLFARKQPERGPRVPWAPQGPRGGNRRFAPDPRLQPPGDETRSIGQAGIAGHLLAALLGGLLRYPAMLRRHEEALSRLPVADPGDAELLGAMLDTVMRQEGLDTEGLLAILEPMKVYNRATTLLRADGMHFSFNRMLDSKEGADTARETALRDLDEYIGVLVTQPEIRARLAEATADFQRTMDDEGLARQQKLRAMDEDLTRRLAALSENSHQV from the coding sequence ATGACCCTCACCCCGCAATGGCTCGACGAACTCCGCTCGCGCGTCACGCTGTCGACCCTCATCGGTCGCACCGTGAAGGTCACCCGCGCCGGCCGCGAGTATAAGGCGTGCTGTCCCTTCCATAACGAAAAGACGCCCAGCTTCACGATCAACGACGAAAAGGGCTTCTACCACTGCTTCGGTTGCTCGGCGCACGGCGACGCCATCCGCTGGATGACCGACCAGCGCGGGCTGTCGTTCATGGACGCGGTCAAGGAACTCGCCGGCGAGGCCGGCATGGAGGTCCCCGCCGCCGATCCGCGCGCCGCGAAAAAGGCCGAGGAGGCGGCGAGCCTGCGCGACGTCGTACAGGGCGCCGCCGACTGGTTCACCCAGCAACTCGGCAGCAGCAACGGCGCCCCGGCGCGCGAATATCTCAAGAAGCGCGGCATTTCGGACGCGACACGCCAGGCCTTCGGTTTCGGCCTCGCCCCCGACAGCCGCAGCGCGCTGAAAGACGCGCTCAAGAAATTCCCGACCGCGATGCTCGTCGAATCGGGCATGCTGATTTCGGTCGACGACAAGGACCCCTACGACCGGTTCCGCGGACGCCTGATGATCCCGATCCGCGACGCGCGCGGGCGGGTGATCGCTTTCGGCGGCCGCATATTGGGTGATGGCGAGCCCAAATATCTGAACTCGCCCGACACACCGCTCTTCGACAAGGGGCGCACGCTCTACAATCTCGACAAGGCGTCGCCCGCCTCGCGGCAGACGAACCGGATCATCGTCGTCGAGGGCTATATGGACGTCGTCGCGCTCGCCGAGGCGGGGATCGCCGACGCCGTCGCGCCGCTCGGTACTGCGCTGACCGAGGCGCAGCTCGGGCTGATCTGGCGGATGGTGCCGGTGCCGGTGCTCTGCTTCGACGGCGACGCCGCAGGACAGAAGGCCGCGATGCGTGCCGCGATGCGCGCGTTGCCGCTGCTGCGCCCCGGTTTCAGCCTCGCCTTCGCGACCCTGCCCGCCGGACAAGACCCCGACGACATCGTCCGCGCCCGCGGCGCCGAGGGCTTCGGCGCGCTGCTCGACGAGGCGCAGCCGCTCGTCGAGCGCCTCTGGGCGCATGAGGTCGCGGCGGGGCCGCTCGCGACCCCCGAAGAACGCGCCGCGCTCAAGACCCGCCTGCTCGCGCACGCCGACGGAATCGAGGACGCCGACGTCCGCCACCATTATCGCGAGGCGTTCCGCGAACGGCTCGACGGGCTGTTCGCGCGCAAGCAACCCGAGCGCGGGCCGCGGGTACCCTGGGCGCCGCAGGGCCCACGCGGCGGCAACCGCCGCTTCGCCCCCGACCCGCGATTGCAGCCCCCGGGCGACGAAACGCGCAGCATCGGGCAGGCGGGTATCGCGGGGCACCTGCTCGCCGCGCTGCTCGGTGGATTGCTGCGCTATCCGGCGATGCTGCGCCGTCACGAGGAAGCGCTGAGCCGGCTCCCGGTGGCCGATCCCGGCGACGCCGAACTGCTCGGCGCAATGCTTGACACGGTAATGCGGCAAGAAGGGCTTGATACTGAGGGCTTGCTTGCCATATTGGAGCCAATGAAAGTGTATAATAGGGCGACGACATTGCTCAGAGCCGATGGAATGCACTTCTCGTTCAATCGCATGCTGGACAGCAAGGAAGGGGCCGATACGGCACGGGAAACCGCGCTTCGCGACCTCGACGAATATATCGGGGTGCTCGTGACACAGCCCGAAATCCGCGCCCGACTCGCCGAGGCGACCGCGGATTTCCAGCGCACGATGGACGACGAAGGCCTGGCGCGGCAGCAGAAACTGCGCGCGATGGACGAGGATTTGACCCGCCGCTTGGCCGCGCTGTCCGAAAACAGCCACCAAGTCTGA
- a CDS encoding NUDIX hydrolase: MARPAPDTPIETQWEGRFVTVKQQGTWEYVSRSRGIHAAVILAIDEAADGRHIILVEQYRVPMGKNCIELPAGLVGDDHAGEASEIAAARELDEETGYAAAKWRTVGEFFSSPGMVSESFTLLVATGLTKVGEGGGVDSEDIIVHRVPLNGIEDFIAAKRAEGCGIDVRVAMLLVGGLLAHI; the protein is encoded by the coding sequence ATGGCCCGCCCCGCCCCCGACACCCCCATCGAAACACAGTGGGAGGGCCGCTTCGTCACGGTCAAGCAGCAGGGGACATGGGAATATGTCTCGCGCTCGCGCGGCATCCACGCCGCGGTGATCCTGGCGATCGACGAGGCCGCCGACGGGCGGCACATCATCCTCGTCGAGCAATATCGGGTGCCGATGGGCAAGAATTGCATCGAACTGCCCGCGGGGCTCGTCGGCGACGACCATGCGGGAGAAGCGTCGGAAATCGCGGCCGCGCGGGAACTGGACGAAGAGACCGGCTATGCCGCCGCGAAGTGGCGCACGGTCGGCGAGTTTTTCAGCTCGCCGGGCATGGTCAGCGAGAGCTTCACCCTGCTCGTCGCCACGGGGCTGACAAAGGTCGGAGAAGGCGGCGGGGTCGATAGCGAGGATATCATCGTCCACCGGGTGCCGCTGAACGGCATCGAGGATTTCATTGCGGCAAAACGCGCCGAGGGTTGCGGCATCGACGTGCGCGTGGCGATGCTGCTGGTCGGAGGCCTATTGGCGCACATCTGA
- a CDS encoding rhomboid family intramembrane serine protease: MNAARTPVITGYAAACVIVFVLLAITGYEHRAFIGAGFIPGRFGSELIAPPGTMLPFALTPLSSAFLHGGVMHLVFNMIMLIFIGRQLEAPLGSSATAFLLVAGAYAGALAQWIADPGSLVVVIGASGAISALVAVYALIFSRTRTAAIGPIPGHWVRALWLAAAWIGLQLLIGFAGGAGLGNIAIWAHVGGFIAGLLLARPLLRWRFKGK; encoded by the coding sequence ATGAACGCCGCCCGCACCCCCGTGATCACCGGCTATGCGGCGGCGTGCGTCATCGTCTTCGTCCTGCTCGCGATCACCGGCTATGAGCATCGGGCTTTCATCGGCGCGGGCTTCATCCCCGGGCGGTTCGGCAGCGAGCTGATCGCGCCGCCGGGGACGATGCTGCCCTTTGCGCTGACGCCGCTGTCGTCGGCGTTCCTGCACGGCGGGGTGATGCACCTCGTCTTCAACATGATCATGCTGATCTTCATCGGCCGCCAGCTCGAGGCGCCGCTCGGGTCGTCGGCGACGGCGTTCCTGCTCGTCGCCGGGGCCTATGCCGGCGCGCTGGCGCAATGGATCGCCGACCCCGGATCGCTCGTTGTCGTGATCGGCGCGAGCGGGGCGATTTCGGCGCTGGTCGCGGTCTATGCGCTGATCTTCAGCCGCACGCGCACCGCGGCGATCGGGCCGATCCCCGGCCATTGGGTGCGCGCTTTGTGGCTCGCCGCGGCGTGGATCGGGCTGCAACTGCTCATCGGTTTCGCCGGCGGAGCGGGGCTGGGCAATATCGCGATCTGGGCGCATGTCGGCGGTTTCATCGCCGGGCTGCTGCTGGCGCGGCCCTTACTGCGCTGGCGGTTCAAGGGGAAATAG
- a CDS encoding TPM domain-containing protein produces the protein MKTIMLGWALGLSLLAAPASAQTFPKLTGRVVDQAGIIPPAEEAALDAQLEALETKTGHQFVVATVKDLEGNDIADYGYKLGRDWKIGDEAKDDGVVFLIAPNERRMNISVGYGLEPVLTDAMSGRIIRDTVTPLFKAGDMPGGIQAGVNAIAEQIQLTPEEAAARAAAADAAERDRADDGDIGGLIFVGFIVFFFFILPMLSSLGRRGKKRRRKNSPWGAPIIIWGDNDWGGGSGGSSWGGGGGSSWGGGGGFSGGGGSFGGGGASGGW, from the coding sequence ATGAAGACCATAATGCTCGGCTGGGCGCTGGGCCTGTCGCTGCTCGCCGCACCCGCGAGCGCGCAGACCTTCCCCAAGCTCACCGGCCGCGTCGTCGACCAGGCCGGCATCATCCCGCCCGCCGAGGAAGCCGCGCTCGATGCGCAGCTCGAAGCGCTGGAGACCAAGACCGGGCACCAGTTCGTCGTCGCGACGGTCAAGGACCTCGAAGGCAACGACATCGCCGATTACGGCTACAAGCTTGGCCGCGACTGGAAGATCGGCGACGAGGCGAAGGACGACGGGGTCGTCTTCCTGATCGCACCGAACGAGCGGCGGATGAACATTTCGGTCGGTTACGGCCTCGAACCCGTGTTGACCGACGCGATGTCGGGGCGGATCATCCGCGATACCGTGACCCCGCTGTTCAAGGCGGGCGACATGCCCGGCGGCATCCAGGCCGGCGTCAACGCGATCGCCGAGCAGATCCAGTTGACCCCCGAGGAAGCCGCGGCGCGCGCTGCCGCGGCCGACGCCGCCGAGCGCGACCGCGCCGACGACGGCGACATCGGCGGGCTGATCTTCGTCGGCTTCATCGTCTTTTTCTTCTTCATCCTGCCGATGCTGTCGAGCCTCGGTCGGCGCGGCAAGAAACGGCGGCGCAAGAACAGCCCGTGGGGCGCCCCGATCATCATCTGGGGCGACAATGACTGGGGCGGCGGCAGCGGCGGATCATCGTGGGGCGGTGGCGGCGGTTCGAGTTGGGGCGGTGGCGGCGGCTTTTCGGGCGGCGGCGGCAGCTTCGGCGGCGGCGGCGCCTCGGGCGGCTGGTAG
- a CDS encoding TPM domain-containing protein → MPRKVSHVSEADHDIVTTAVAAAEAHPSGELVTVIAAQTNDYDDVALVWASIVAFVAMSVIALFPDFYRTLYDRLTGGWGYELTANQWLGTVILIGVLKWIGMWLILLWRPLRLWLTPRAILAARVRARAIDLFKVGTEAKTLGRTGILLYVSLKEHRADIVADEAIAAKVSPDVWGDAMAALIDHVRAGRPGEGMAEAVRQMGVVLAEHFPRGSENPNELPDRLIEL, encoded by the coding sequence ATGCCACGCAAAGTCAGCCATGTGAGCGAAGCCGACCACGACATCGTCACGACCGCGGTCGCCGCGGCGGAAGCGCATCCCAGCGGCGAGCTCGTCACGGTGATCGCGGCGCAGACGAACGATTATGACGATGTCGCGCTCGTCTGGGCGAGCATCGTCGCCTTCGTCGCGATGTCGGTGATCGCGCTGTTCCCCGATTTCTATCGCACCCTCTATGACCGGCTGACCGGCGGCTGGGGCTATGAGCTAACCGCCAATCAATGGCTTGGTACGGTGATCTTGATCGGCGTGCTCAAATGGATCGGCATGTGGCTGATTTTGCTGTGGCGCCCGCTGCGCCTGTGGCTGACCCCGCGCGCGATTCTGGCCGCACGGGTGCGCGCCCGCGCGATCGACCTGTTCAAGGTCGGCACCGAGGCCAAAACGCTCGGCCGCACCGGCATCCTGCTTTACGTCAGCCTGAAGGAACATCGCGCCGACATCGTCGCCGACGAGGCGATTGCGGCGAAGGTTTCACCCGATGTCTGGGGCGACGCGATGGCGGCGCTGATCGACCATGTCCGCGCCGGCCGCCCCGGCGAAGGCATGGCCGAGGCGGTACGCCAGATGGGCGTGGTGCTCGCCGAGCATTTCCCGCGCGGCAGCGAAAACCCGAACGAACTGCCCGATCGGCTGATCGAACTTTAA
- a CDS encoding GatB/YqeY domain-containing protein: MIRDDIKAAQVAAMKAGDKARLGTIRLMLAKIKDKDIELRTGTAPADDDVLVTDVLQKMVKQRRESIAMYEQGGRQELADIEAAEVVVIEDFLPAQLSDDEAQAAIKAIAAELGAASLKDMGRVMAAVKERHGSELDMSKASGWVKAALS; this comes from the coding sequence ATGATTCGTGACGACATCAAGGCTGCGCAGGTCGCCGCGATGAAAGCCGGCGACAAGGCGCGGCTCGGCACCATCCGGCTGATGCTGGCCAAGATCAAGGACAAGGACATCGAACTGCGCACCGGCACCGCGCCGGCCGACGACGATGTTCTGGTCACCGACGTGCTCCAGAAAATGGTCAAGCAGCGCCGCGAGTCGATCGCCATGTACGAACAGGGCGGCCGCCAGGAACTCGCCGACATCGAGGCCGCCGAGGTCGTGGTGATCGAGGATTTCCTGCCCGCACAGCTTTCGGACGACGAAGCGCAGGCGGCGATCAAGGCGATCGCGGCCGAACTGGGCGCGGCGAGCCTGAAAGACATGGGCCGCGTGATGGCGGCAGTGAAGGAACGGCACGGGTCCGAGCTCGACATGAGCAAGGCGAGTGGTTGGGTGAAGGCGGCTTTGAGCTGA
- the carA gene encoding glutamine-hydrolyzing carbamoyl-phosphate synthase small subunit, whose product MAPANPSAAPKSQPAGATGVLVLADGTILWGIGYGAAGAGVGEICFNTAMTGYQEILTDPSYAGQIITFTFPHIGNVGANPEDMERDKRAAIGCITRELPTAPSSFRSVQTLPDWMKAQGLIGLAGIDTRALTRRIRDGGAPTGVVAHSPDGQFDIDRLLLLAQGWPGLEGMDLAKTVTRERQGAWDAGVWHLGSGYDVSDHKRAGDAAPHVVAVDYGAKDNIFRNLVKAGARVTVVPAKTSLDEIVALRPAGVFLSNGPGDPAATGDYAVPVIKGLLERNVPIFGICLGHQLLALAAGAKTVKMHQGHRGANHPVQRVGGDDGDGVVEITSMNHGFAVDASTLPGGVVETHRSLFDGSNCGIAITGKNAFSVQYHPEASPGPQDSFYLFEKFVGGLK is encoded by the coding sequence ATGGCACCAGCCAACCCCTCTGCCGCGCCTAAAAGCCAGCCTGCCGGCGCGACCGGCGTTCTCGTCCTTGCCGACGGGACGATCCTGTGGGGCATCGGCTATGGCGCCGCCGGCGCGGGTGTGGGCGAGATTTGTTTCAACACCGCGATGACGGGCTATCAGGAAATCCTGACCGACCCGAGCTATGCGGGGCAGATCATCACCTTCACCTTTCCGCATATCGGCAATGTCGGCGCGAACCCCGAGGATATGGAGCGCGACAAGCGCGCCGCGATCGGGTGCATCACCCGCGAACTGCCGACCGCGCCGAGCAGCTTTCGCAGCGTCCAGACGCTGCCCGACTGGATGAAGGCGCAGGGGCTGATCGGCCTCGCGGGCATCGACACCCGCGCGCTGACCCGCCGCATCCGCGATGGCGGCGCGCCGACCGGGGTCGTCGCGCACAGCCCCGACGGCCAGTTCGACATCGACCGCCTGCTGCTGCTCGCGCAGGGCTGGCCGGGGCTGGAGGGCATGGACCTCGCCAAGACGGTGACGCGCGAACGGCAGGGCGCGTGGGACGCGGGCGTTTGGCACCTGGGGTCGGGCTATGACGTCTCGGACCACAAGCGGGCAGGGGACGCCGCGCCGCATGTCGTTGCGGTCGACTATGGCGCGAAGGACAATATCTTCCGCAATCTGGTCAAGGCCGGGGCGCGGGTGACGGTGGTGCCCGCGAAGACCAGCCTCGACGAGATCGTCGCGCTGCGCCCCGCCGGCGTATTCCTGTCGAACGGCCCGGGCGATCCGGCGGCGACGGGCGACTATGCGGTGCCGGTGATCAAGGGGCTGCTCGAACGCAATGTGCCGATCTTCGGCATCTGCCTCGGTCACCAGCTGCTCGCGCTCGCTGCGGGGGCGAAGACGGTGAAGATGCACCAGGGCCATCGCGGCGCGAACCACCCGGTGCAGCGCGTCGGCGGCGATGATGGCGACGGCGTGGTCGAGATCACCAGCATGAACCACGGCTTCGCGGTCGACGCATCGACGCTGCCGGGCGGGGTGGTCGAGACGCACCGCAGCCTGTTCGACGGGTCGAACTGCGGCATCGCGATCACCGGCAAAAACGCCTTCAGCGTGCAATATCACCCCGAGGCGAGCCCGGGGCCGCAGGACAGCTTCTATCTGTTCGAGAAGTTCGTGGGCGGGCTCAAATGA
- the carB gene encoding carbamoyl-phosphate synthase large subunit gives MPKRTDIKSILVIGAGPIVIGQACEFDYSGTQAIKALKEEGYRIVLVNSNPATIMTDPDLADATYVEPITPEIVAKIIAKERPDAVLPTMGGQTALNTALALFNDGTLTKYGVEMIGADAEAIDKAEDRIKFRDAMTKIGLESARSGIAHTLDEAFAVLERTGLPSIIRPSFTLGGTGGGIAYNREEFEHIVRGGLIASPTTEVLIEESLLGWKEYEMEVVRDRKDNCIIICSIENVDPMGVHTGDSITVAPALTLTDKEYQIMRNASIACLREIGVETGGSNVQFAVNPKDGRLIVIEMNPRVSRSSALASKATGFPIAKVAAKLAVGYTLDEIMNDITGVTPASFEPTIDYVVTKIPRFAFEKFKGAESTLSTAMKSVGEVMAIGRTIHESMQKALRGLETGLSGFNFVDRLVGASHDQLRSELAQRTPDRLLNAAQAIREGLPLAEINRVAGYDMWFLERIAEIVAAENAVMANGLPRDAEGLRALKAMGFSDKRLAYLALKSAHLRPGAARATARGSGLIHEAVKAMTGGVTEMEVRALRHKLGVRPVFKTIDTCAAEFAAKTPYLYSTYEAPTFGEPECEANPSDAKKIVILGGGPNRIGQGIEFDYCCCHACFALEEAGYETIMINCNPETVSTDYDTSDRLYFEPLTAEDVLEILAVEMSKGTLVGVIVQFGGQTPLKLAQALEDAGIPILGTSPDAIDLAEDRERFAALVNKLGLKQPENGIARSREEAIAVATRIGYPVLTRPSYVLGGRAMEIVDDQAQLENYIETAVQVSGDSPVLIDRYLRDAIEVDVDALCDGTDVVVAGVLQHIEEAGVHSGDSACSIPPYSLPAETVAEIERQTEALARALGVLGLMNIQFAVKGDEVYLIEVNPRASRTVPFVAKAVGSPIAKIAARVMAGEKLADLPKINRDIKHVAVKEAVFPFARFPGTDPVLSPEMKSTGEVMGIDSDFNLAFAKAQLGAGDRLPTDGRVFVSVKDSDKPRILESVRRLAGWGWKVIATGGTADYLAGQGIDVERVNKVAEGRPHIVDRIKDGDVQLIFNTTEGWQSLQDSQSIRASALAADVAYYTTAAGSDAATHAIGALRAHSLEVKPLQDYY, from the coding sequence ATGCCCAAAAGAACCGACATAAAATCCATCCTCGTCATCGGCGCCGGCCCGATCGTTATCGGTCAGGCGTGCGAGTTCGACTATTCGGGGACGCAGGCGATCAAGGCGTTGAAGGAGGAGGGCTATCGCATCGTCCTCGTCAACTCCAACCCCGCGACGATCATGACCGATCCCGACCTCGCTGACGCCACTTACGTTGAGCCGATCACGCCCGAGATCGTCGCGAAGATCATCGCCAAGGAGCGCCCCGACGCGGTGCTGCCGACGATGGGCGGGCAGACCGCGCTCAACACCGCGCTGGCGCTGTTCAATGACGGCACGCTGACCAAATATGGCGTCGAGATGATCGGCGCCGATGCCGAGGCGATCGACAAGGCCGAGGACCGGATCAAGTTCCGCGACGCGATGACCAAGATCGGTCTGGAGAGCGCGCGCAGCGGCATCGCGCATACGCTGGACGAGGCGTTCGCGGTGCTCGAACGCACCGGTCTCCCCTCGATCATCCGCCCGTCCTTCACGCTCGGCGGCACCGGCGGCGGCATCGCGTATAACCGCGAGGAGTTCGAGCATATCGTCCGCGGCGGCCTGATCGCCTCGCCGACCACCGAAGTCCTGATCGAGGAATCGCTCCTCGGCTGGAAAGAATATGAGATGGAGGTGGTGCGCGACCGCAAGGACAATTGCATCATCATCTGTTCGATCGAGAATGTCGATCCGATGGGCGTGCATACCGGCGATTCCATCACCGTCGCGCCGGCGCTGACGCTGACCGACAAGGAATATCAGATCATGCGCAACGCGAGCATCGCATGCCTGCGCGAGATCGGGGTCGAAACCGGCGGGTCGAACGTCCAGTTTGCGGTGAATCCCAAGGACGGCCGCCTGATCGTGATCGAAATGAACCCGCGCGTGTCGCGCTCGTCGGCGCTGGCGTCGAAGGCGACGGGTTTCCCGATCGCCAAGGTCGCGGCGAAGCTGGCGGTTGGCTACACGCTCGACGAGATCATGAACGACATCACCGGGGTGACCCCGGCGTCGTTCGAACCGACGATCGACTATGTCGTCACCAAGATTCCGCGCTTTGCCTTCGAAAAGTTCAAGGGCGCCGAGTCGACCTTGTCGACCGCGATGAAGTCGGTCGGTGAGGTGATGGCGATCGGCCGCACGATCCATGAATCGATGCAGAAAGCGCTGCGCGGGCTGGAGACCGGCCTCAGCGGCTTCAACTTCGTCGATCGTCTCGTCGGTGCGAGCCACGACCAGTTGCGCAGCGAACTCGCCCAGCGCACCCCCGATCGGCTGCTCAACGCCGCGCAGGCGATCCGCGAAGGGCTGCCGCTCGCCGAGATCAACCGCGTCGCGGGTTACGACATGTGGTTCCTCGAGCGCATCGCCGAAATCGTCGCCGCCGAAAATGCGGTGATGGCAAACGGCCTGCCGCGCGACGCCGAAGGGCTGCGCGCGCTCAAGGCCATGGGCTTCTCCGACAAGCGCCTTGCCTATCTGGCGCTCAAGTCGGCGCATCTGCGCCCCGGCGCCGCCCGCGCGACCGCGCGCGGCAGCGGGCTGATCCACGAAGCCGTGAAGGCGATGACCGGCGGCGTCACCGAAATGGAAGTGCGCGCGCTGCGCCACAAGCTCGGCGTGCGTCCTGTCTTCAAGACGATCGACACCTGCGCCGCCGAATTCGCGGCCAAGACGCCCTATCTCTATTCGACCTACGAAGCCCCGACCTTCGGCGAACCCGAATGCGAGGCCAATCCGTCGGACGCCAAGAAGATCGTCATCCTCGGCGGCGGTCCGAACCGCATCGGGCAGGGGATCGAGTTCGATTATTGCTGTTGCCACGCCTGCTTCGCGCTCGAAGAGGCCGGCTATGAGACGATCATGATCAACTGCAACCCGGAGACGGTGAGCACCGATTATGACACGTCGGACCGCCTCTATTTCGAACCGCTGACTGCCGAGGATGTGCTCGAAATCCTCGCGGTCGAGATGAGCAAGGGCACGCTGGTCGGCGTCATCGTTCAGTTCGGCGGCCAGACTCCGCTCAAGCTCGCGCAGGCGCTGGAGGATGCCGGCATCCCGATCCTCGGCACCTCGCCCGACGCGATCGACCTCGCCGAGGACCGCGAACGTTTTGCGGCGCTGGTCAACAAGCTGGGTCTCAAGCAACCCGAAAACGGTATCGCGCGCAGCCGCGAGGAAGCGATCGCGGTCGCGACGCGCATCGGTTACCCGGTGCTGACGCGGCCGTCCTACGTGCTCGGCGGCCGCGCGATGGAAATCGTCGACGACCAGGCGCAGCTCGAAAATTACATCGAGACCGCGGTGCAGGTGTCGGGCGACTCGCCGGTGCTGATCGACCGTTACCTGCGCGATGCGATCGAGGTCGATGTCGATGCGCTCTGCGACGGCACCGACGTGGTCGTCGCGGGCGTGCTCCAGCATATCGAGGAAGCCGGGGTCCATTCGGGCGACAGCGCCTGCTCGATCCCGCCGTACAGCCTGCCCGCCGAGACCGTCGCCGAAATCGAGCGCCAGACCGAGGCGCTCGCCCGCGCGCTCGGCGTGCTGGGGCTGATGAACATCCAGTTCGCGGTCAAGGGCGACGAAGTCTATCTGATCGAGGTCAACCCGCGCGCCAGCCGCACCGTGCCCTTCGTTGCGAAAGCCGTCGGGTCGCCGATCGCCAAGATCGCCGCGCGGGTGATGGCGGGCGAGAAGCTTGCCGACCTGCCGAAGATCAACCGCGACATCAAACATGTCGCGGTGAAGGAAGCGGTCTTCCCCTTCGCTCGCTTCCCCGGGACCGACCCGGTGCTGTCGCCCGAAATGAAGTCCACCGGCGAAGTCATGGGAATCGACAGCGATTTCAACCTCGCCTTTGCCAAGGCCCAGCTCGGCGCGGGCGACCGCCTGCCGACCGACGGCCGGGTGTTCGTGTCGGTCAAGGACAGCGACAAGCCGCGCATCCTGGAATCGGTCCGCCGCCTGGCGGGCTGGGGTTGGAAGGTGATCGCGACCGGTGGCACCGCCGACTATCTGGCGGGGCAGGGGATCGACGTCGAACGCGTCAACAAGGTCGCCGAAGGCCGCCCGCATATCGTCGACCGGATCAAGGACGGCGATGTGCAGCTGATCTTCAACACCACCGAGGGCTGGCAGAGCCTGCAGGACTCGCAGTCGATCCGCGCCTCGGCGCTCGCGGCCGACGTCGCTTATTACACGACGGCGGCGGGCAGCGACGCCGCGACCCACGCGATCGGCGCATTGCGCGCGCACAGTCTTGAAGTGAAGCCGCTTCAGGACTATTATTGA
- a CDS encoding endonuclease domain-containing protein, producing the protein MDKGYKRPTARSRELRNQATPAERALWAQLSNRRIAGIRFNRQFPIGPFICDFVSRSAKLIIEVDGGQHAVEVAKDAARSAYLESQGYRVIRFWNNDVIERIDGVVSEIECALANMPSPNPSREREGNP; encoded by the coding sequence TTGGACAAGGGCTACAAGCGACCGACTGCGCGCTCCCGCGAATTGCGCAACCAAGCGACGCCAGCTGAACGGGCGCTGTGGGCGCAGTTGAGCAATCGCAGGATCGCAGGCATCCGCTTCAATCGCCAATTCCCGATCGGCCCGTTCATCTGCGACTTCGTCTCGCGTAGCGCCAAACTGATCATCGAAGTCGATGGCGGCCAGCACGCGGTTGAGGTAGCAAAAGATGCCGCGCGCTCGGCCTATCTGGAATCGCAGGGATATCGGGTGATCCGCTTTTGGAACAATGATGTGATCGAGCGGATCGATGGGGTTGTAAGCGAAATCGAGTGCGCTCTCGCAAACATGCCCTCCCCTAACCCCTCCCGCGAGCGGGAGGGGAACCCATGA
- the greA gene encoding transcription elongation factor GreA has product MASVEKVPMLAEGYEKLSTQLTALKAERPLIVDAIEEARAHGDLSENAEYHAAKERQGQVEATIGDLEDKLSRAQVIDPTTLSGDRIVFGATVTLADEDDKPLRYQIVGQAEADAKDGKISYNSPLGRALIGRRVEDEIEVTVPAGDKYYVVTKIEFV; this is encoded by the coding sequence ATGGCAAGCGTTGAAAAGGTGCCGATGCTGGCAGAAGGCTATGAGAAGCTGAGCACGCAGCTCACTGCGCTCAAAGCCGAGCGACCGCTGATCGTCGACGCGATCGAGGAAGCGCGCGCGCATGGCGACCTTTCGGAAAATGCCGAATATCACGCCGCGAAAGAGCGTCAGGGCCAGGTCGAAGCGACGATCGGCGATCTCGAAGACAAGCTTTCGCGCGCGCAGGTGATCGACCCGACGACGCTGTCGGGCGACCGGATCGTGTTCGGTGCGACCGTCACCCTCGCCGACGAGGACGACAAGCCGCTGCGTTACCAGATCGTCGGCCAGGCCGAAGCCGACGCCAAGGATGGCAAGATCAGCTATAATTCGCCGCTCGGCCGCGCGCTGATCGGCCGCCGCGTCGAGGACGAAATCGAGGTGACCGTTCCCGCCGGCGATAAATATTATGTGGTGACCAAGATCGAATTCGTCTGA